From Danio aesculapii chromosome 18, fDanAes4.1, whole genome shotgun sequence, a single genomic window includes:
- the LOC130245385 gene encoding arrestin domain-containing protein 4-like produces the protein MTHTEEKTLDLILDNEQRGGYSSGEVVSGHISLKLSEETTVKTIKVLLKGYAQVSWMHKQSRCSEERKYLSLSKTLVGATGIQGFILDSGTHVIPFVLQLPQSPLVSSFSGKHGRVYYMVQAVLKKPFTENQCVCRELCIINHIDVNMPTLISPVSQTCKKMIGCWIFASGPISLTVNIDRQGYCNGESIPIDALIENRSSRLVLPKAVLYQKQTYMANGKTKITKQVVFSARGNVVASDFSSRWNGNALKIPPVSPSILNSDILRVEYFLSVIVEIPGAKNLRVQLPVVICTNVLGNSFDMSSHSTVGLLYPTFTLPDVAEAPPSYAEVVSEEWFEEHRTLTCQSHPDWLLDGPGFSCIRHFHVQPPPSYSEIYPNEH, from the exons ATGACACATACTGAAGAAAAAACACTGGATTTGATCCTTGACAATGAGCAGAGAGGTGGTTACAGCTCTGGTGAAGTAGTATCTGGACATATTTCACTCAAACTCTCAGAAGAAACCACAGTCAAAACCATAAAAGTTTTGCTGAAAGGATATGCTCAGGTGAGCTGGATGCATAAGCAGTCCCGCTGTTCAGAAGAGAGGAAATACCTTTCCTTATCTAAGACACTTGTAGGAGCTACAG GTATCCAAGGCTTCATCCTTGATAGTGGCACACATGTAATCCCTTTTGTACTGCAGCTACCTCAGAG CCCCTTGGTTTCCTCATTCTCTGGAAAACATGGTCGTGTTTACTATATGGTGCAGGCAGTTTTAAAAAAGCCTTTCACTGAGAATCAGTGTGTTTGCAGAGAGCTTTGCATCATTAATCACATCGATGTTAATATGCCAACATTAATA TCTCCTGTATCACAAACCTGTAAGAAGATGATCGGCTGCTGGATATTTGCTTCAGGTCCCATCTCACTGACTGTCAACATAGATCGACAGGGTTATTGCAATG GAGAATCAATCCCAATCGATGCTCTGATTGAGAACCGCTCTTCTCGCCTAGTTTTGCCAAAAGCAGTGTTATACCAGAAACAGACCTACATGGCCAATGGCAAAACAAAAATCACCAAGCAGGTGGTTTTCAGTGCTAGAGGAAATGTAGTGGCATCAGACTTTTCCAGTAGATGGAATGGAAACGCACTGAAGATTCCTCCAGTTTCTCCTTCCATCTTGAATTCAGACATCCTGAGGGTGGAATACTTCCTTTCA GTTATTGTTGAGATACCAGGTGCCAAAAATCTGAGGGTGCAGCTTCCAGTGGTGATTTGTACCAATGTTCTTGGCAACAGCTTTGACATGAGCAGCCATTCCACTGTGGGTTTGCTATACCCCACATTTACCCTACCAGATGTAGCTGAAG CCCCTCCCAGCTATGCAGAGGTTGTGTCAGAGGAATGGTTTGAGGAGCACAGAACTTTAACCTGTCAGTCACATCCAGACTGGTTGTTGGATGGTCCAGGATTCAGTTGCATTCGTCATTTCCACGTCCAGCCTCCTCCATCTTATTCAGAG ATTTACCCAAATGAACACTGA